A single Bacillus sp. OxB-1 DNA region contains:
- a CDS encoding YwpF family protein translates to MKTFKMLSVSILDDDQMRDFPLIDGIIINQENSHHMWVLELFIDEKYQETFEKWKAADELLEAKVVISYPENEPAAFRVAVEAVKKIGDNISVLMKGRLKRARSQYAEQLLEELIGDGLDGGDLLRRFESDMRSRPRLKKDKKNS, encoded by the coding sequence ATGAAAACGTTTAAAATGTTGTCCGTCAGCATCCTGGACGACGATCAAATGAGGGATTTCCCGCTAATCGACGGGATTATCATCAATCAGGAAAACAGCCACCATATGTGGGTCCTGGAGCTGTTCATCGATGAAAAATATCAGGAAACGTTCGAAAAATGGAAAGCCGCCGACGAGCTGCTGGAAGCCAAAGTAGTCATTTCCTACCCGGAAAACGAACCAGCCGCCTTCCGCGTCGCCGTCGAAGCAGTCAAAAAAATCGGAGACAATATTTCAGTCCTCATGAAAGGCCGACTAAAGCGGGCCCGCTCCCAATACGCGGAACAACTTCTTGAAGAGCTGATCGGCGACGGCCTCGACGGCGGCGACCTGCTCCGCCGCTTCGAGTCCGACATGCGCTCCCGCCCTCGGTTGAAAAAAGATAAGAAGAATAGTTGA
- a CDS encoding nuclease-related domain-containing protein codes for MIFKERAMPKNLVGTEALMRRLHPDHAKYQQIRENHRNTKAGFGGEQDFDKHMKEFRPNYPYAILHDICLKQDGIYFQMDSILITPAFIVIFEVKNYAGKIWIKSKPTQFIRELQSGERKVMTSPIVELERKQYLLNNWLMQRKINLPIKTIVAFAFTNELMMEEELEIKILFTNEVPNYLRTVPIENEIIKREEIQRLTNSVRKHHQEYDPFPMIETMGLAREDILFGVICPSCGCRQMEWIQRKWGCPHCKHASTTSHHDALADWTCLISKRITNKEFREFTFLKNPHVAKRLLLRSGLSKRGERRGAYYVME; via the coding sequence ATGATCTTTAAAGAAAGAGCGATGCCGAAAAACTTAGTAGGCACGGAAGCTTTAATGAGACGCCTTCATCCAGATCATGCAAAATATCAACAAATTCGGGAAAATCATCGGAACACGAAAGCAGGGTTTGGGGGAGAACAGGATTTTGATAAGCATATGAAAGAGTTCAGACCTAATTATCCATATGCTATCCTGCATGACATTTGTCTGAAACAGGACGGAATCTATTTTCAAATGGATTCCATATTAATTACCCCAGCATTTATCGTGATTTTTGAAGTGAAAAATTATGCAGGGAAGATATGGATCAAGTCCAAACCAACCCAATTCATCCGCGAACTACAGTCGGGCGAACGAAAAGTGATGACCAGTCCCATCGTCGAGCTAGAGCGCAAACAATACTTACTGAACAATTGGCTTATGCAAAGGAAGATTAATTTGCCCATCAAAACAATCGTGGCTTTCGCTTTTACAAATGAATTGATGATGGAGGAAGAGCTGGAAATCAAGATTCTCTTTACTAATGAAGTCCCGAATTATTTAAGGACAGTGCCGATAGAGAATGAAATCATTAAGAGAGAAGAGATTCAAAGGTTGACTAATTCAGTAAGAAAACATCATCAAGAGTATGATCCGTTTCCGATGATTGAAACAATGGGCTTGGCACGGGAGGATATTCTGTTCGGCGTCATCTGCCCATCTTGCGGTTGCCGCCAAATGGAATGGATTCAGAGAAAATGGGGCTGTCCGCATTGTAAGCACGCCAGCACAACCTCACACCATGACGCGCTTGCAGACTGGACATGCCTCATCAGCAAACGAATTACAAATAAAGAGTTCCGTGAGTTTACATTTTTGAAAAATCCTCATGTTGCCAAGAGGCTCTTACTGCGTTCCGGCCTATCCAAGAGGGGAGAACGCCGAGGTGCTTATTATGTAATGGAATAG
- a CDS encoding single-stranded DNA-binding protein, whose product MNQVALVGRLTKDPMLRKFTEGRMQTSFVLAINRNFRNQKGEVDTDFVLCTVWGRTAENTAKHCGKGSLIGVGGRIQSRTYERADGKRVYVTEVIADDIRFLATKNRTHDNLYSEPDASEASSLAGEEATEHFQLPEKEMEGLPIF is encoded by the coding sequence TTGAACCAGGTTGCACTCGTGGGGCGCCTTACGAAAGATCCCATGCTCCGGAAATTTACGGAGGGGCGGATGCAGACAAGTTTCGTATTGGCCATCAATCGCAATTTCAGAAATCAAAAAGGAGAGGTGGACACGGACTTTGTCCTTTGCACCGTGTGGGGAAGGACGGCGGAAAATACGGCGAAGCATTGCGGAAAAGGATCTTTGATCGGCGTAGGCGGACGGATCCAGTCGCGGACATATGAGCGGGCGGATGGGAAGCGCGTGTATGTCACTGAAGTGATTGCCGATGATATCCGTTTTTTGGCGACGAAAAACCGGACTCATGACAACCTGTACAGTGAACCGGATGCCAGCGAAGCGTCTTCATTAGCGGGTGAGGAGGCAACGGAGCATTTTCAATTGCCGGAAAAGGAAATGGAAGGACTACCGATTTTCTGA